The sequence below is a genomic window from Nocardia fluminea.
CGAGTTCGCCGACGTGCGGGTGCCCGCCACCGACGTGCTCAAAGGCGAGGGCGAGGGCTTCGCCATCAGTCAGGCCCGGCTCGGGCCCGGCCGCATCCACCACTGCATGCGCAGCATCGGCATGGCCGAACGCGCGCTGGAGATGATGTGCAAGCGCGCGCAGGCGCGGGTCACCTTCGGCCGTCCCATCGCCGACAACGCCAACATTCAGGACTGGATCGCCGAGTCGCGCATCGAGATCGAGATGATCCGGCTGCTCACGCTCAAGGCCGCGCACCTGATGGACACCGTCGGCAACAAGGCCGCGCGCACCGAGATCGCCGCCATCAAGGTGGCCGCGCCGAACATCGCGCTCAAGATCGTCGACCGGGCGATTCAGGTGCACGGGGCCGGGGGCGTCACCGACGACTTCCCACTCGCGGCCGCCTGGGCGCACCTGCGCACCCTCCGGCTCGCCGACGGACCCGACGAAGTGCACAAGCGTGCCATCGCCCGCCAGGAACTGCGTAAGTACAAGGAGAGCAACTGAGATGACCGGACCGGATCCGGTGCCTGACGCGCGCGAGGTGGTCGGTGTCGACCCGGTCGCCGTCGGCCGATGGTTCGCCACGATCGGCCTCGAGCACACCGCGCCACTGCGATTCGACCGGATCGGCCTCGGCCAGTCGAACCTGACCTATCTGGTGCGCGACCACGCGGATCGCCGGTGGGTGCTGCGCAGGCCACCGCTGGGGCACCTGCTCGCCTCCGCGCACGATGTGGTGCGCGAGGCCAGGATCATGGCGGCGCTCGAAACCACCGAGGTACCGGTGCCGCGGGTCCTCGGTGTCGTCGACGATCCGGCGGTGTCCGAGGTCCCGATGGTGCTGATGGAATTCGTCGACGGGCAGGTGGTCGACACCATGGCGATCGTGGAATCGCTGACCCCACAGTGTCGCCGGGCCATCGCCGAATCGCTACCGCGCACGCTCGCGAAGATCCACGCGGTCGACCTGGCCGCCGTCGGCCTCGCCGACCTGGCCGGTCACAAGCCCTACGCCGTCCGCCAGCTGAAACGGTGGGGCGGGCAATGGGAGCACTCCAAGACCAGGGAACTGCCGGAACTCGACGAGCTCACCCGCAGGCTGACCGCCGCCGTCCCGGAGCAGCGGGAGGTGACGCTCGTGCACGGCGACTTCCACCTGCGCAACGTGATCACCTCGCACGACACCGGCGAAGTCGTGGCCGCGCTGGACTGGGAACTGTCCACCCTCGGCGACCCGCTGGCCGACATGGGCAGCCTGCTCGCCTACTGGCCGGAACCGGGCGACAACACCGGCGGCGACTTTCCCGCCTCCACGCTGCCCGGTTTCCCGGACCGCGCGCAGATGTCGGCGGCCTACCTCGCGCTGACCGGGCGCGACCCGGCCGCGCTGCGCTACTGGCACGCCTTCGGGCTGTGGAAGCTCGCCGTCATCGCCGAAGGTGTCCTGCGCCGAGCGCGGGACACCCCGCAGAACAGGGCCGCCGCGGGCACCCCGACGGTCGAACGTATCGACGCGATCGTGCACAAGGCACTCGACGTCACCGAGAGGATTGATCGACGATGAGAGCATGGCAGGTGACCGAACTCGGTGAACCGCGGGATGTGCTGCGGTTCAACGATATCGACGACCCGGTGGCCGGACCGGGACAGGTGCTGGTGCGCGTCCTCGCGGCGCCGGCCAACTTCCCCGACGTGCTGCTGTGTCGCGGGCAGTACCAGGTCAAGCCGGCGCTGCCGTTCACGCCCGGTGTCGAGCTGTGCGGTGAAGTGGTGGCGGTCGGAGCGGGCGCCGGCTTCGCGGTAGGCGACCGGATCGTCGGCACCACGAACCTGCCCGGCGGCGCGTTCGCCGAGCTGGCCGTGCTCGATGCCGACAGCGCGTTTCCCGCCCCGGATTCCCTCGATGACGCCGAGGCCGCCGCCCTGGTCATCGGCTATCAGACGAGCTGGTTCGCCCTGCACCGGCGCACCCAGGTGCGGCCGGGCGAAACGCTGCTGGTGCACGCCGCCGCGGGTGGCGTCGGCAGTTCCGCCGTGCAGCTGGGTAAGGCGGCGGGCGCGCGGGTGATCGGGGTCGTCGGCGGGCCGGAGAAGGCCGAGTACTGCCGCAGCCTCGGCGCCGATCTCGTAATCGACCGGCGCACAGAGGATTTCGTGCCGATCGTCAAGGAGTTCACCGAGGGGCGCGGCGCCGACGTGATCTACGACCCGGTCGGCGGCGAGGCCTACGCCAAGTCCACCAAATGCGTCGCCTTCGAAGGCCGCATCCTGGTGATCGGCTTCGCGGGCGGCACCATCCCCCAGCCCGCGCTCAATCACGCGCTGATCAAGAACTACTCGATCATCGGCCTGCACTGGGGGCTCTACAAGCAGTACAACCAGCAGGCGATCGCCGACTGCCACGCCGAACTGTCCCGGCTGGCCGCGGCGGGCGAGGTGCGGCCACTGATCAGCGAACGACTTTCGCTCGGTGATGTGCCCGACGGCCTCGGCCGCCTCGGCGACGGCGACACCGTCGGCAGACTCGTCTTCGGTCCCCCGCTATAAATAGGGCATGGAACGACGTGCGGAGACCGAGGGCGACAGCGCGCCGCCCTCGATGGCGCGCACCTCGCTGCTGCGCGAGCTGCCCGCCACGCCGCGCGGGCTGCGCACCAGGACAGCGCTGATCGACGCGGGCCGGAAGGTGTTCGAGCGCTTGGGGTATCTCGATACCCGGCTCGTGGACATCACCCAGGAGGCCAAATGCTCCTCGGGCACCTTCTACACCTATTTCGCCGGCAAAGAGGAGATCTTCGCGGCGATCCTGGAGCACGCCCAGGAAGACATGATGCATCCCGGCATGGAGCGCGTGGCGGGCGACGACGATCCCGTGTCGATCATCGAGGCCAGCAATCTGGCCTACTTCGAGGCCTACAAGCGCAACGCCAAGCTGATGGGGCTGCTCGAACAGGTCGCCAACATCGACCCCGAGTTCAGCAAGCTCCGCCAGGAACGGGCCGACGCGTTCATCCGGCGCAACGCGCGCAGCATCGCCGATCTCCAGCAGCGCGGTCTCGCCGATCCAGGGCTGGACCCGATGCTGTCCTCACGGGCACTGTCGGGGATGGTCAGCAGGCTGGCGTTCAACTATTTCGTCACCGGCGACGGGCTCCTCGACGGCACACCGCTCCCGCTCGAGGAACTCGTTTACACGGTGACCCGCCTCTGGGCGAACGCACTGCGCATGCCGACGCGGAACTGACCGGCGGCGCGACGAAAAAATCCCCTCACCGAGTTGTCTGGTGAGGGGATCGAAGGTGGCCAGAGCCGGGATCGAACCGGCGACCTACCGCTTTTCAGGCGGTCGCTCGTACCAACTGAGCTACCTGGCCGGAAGTACCGGATTGCTCTGGTACTACGTGCGACCCTGACGGGACTCGAACCCGCGACCTCCGCCGTGACAGGGCGGCGCGCTAACCAACTGCGCTACAGGGCCATGCTTCTGCAGTACTGCTAGACACAGTCCGAAGACTGTACCCCCTACGGGATTCGAACCCGCGCTACCGCCTTGAAAGGGCGGCGTCCTAGGCCGCTAGACGAAGGGGGCTCGTTCCGAATCTCTTCGGGGCGGCTTCAACGTTTCCGTTGGGAGCTCGCATAGCTTATGACAGGTGTGCGCGGACTTCCAAATCGCCTGGTCAGGCGCCCAAACCGAGGTCATCCAGGCGTGCTTGCTCCCGCCAGCCCTCGACGCGGAAGTTCTGGATCCACAACGGCGTGGCCATCGCCTCCACGATAACCTCCAGCACCTCGGCGAAGCGGGCGCGCAGGTCGGCGGCGGAACCGTTGGAGATCGGGTCGACCAGATAGCGCTGGCCGGCCAGTGCCGCGGACAGGGTCCGGGTGAAGCGGTCGGGGTCGGCGTCGGCGCGCAGCTGGCCGTGGTCGATGGCCCGGACCGCGAGCACGCGGGTGGCGCGGCCGACGATGCGTCCCCCGCCGTTGCCGGTGTCTCGATGGAAGTCGGGTTCGATCACGAGGCGGTACTCGGCTTGCACGATGGTGTCGTGCTCGAGGCGCAGGGCGATCTCGTCGACCATGCCGTGCAGTACGTCGAGTGGACCGAGGTCGGCGCGCGCGAGCCAGCGCTCGGCGCAGATCCGGTACCGCTCGACGGCGGTCTCGAGCACCGCGCGCGCCAGGTCTTCCTTGGAGTCGAAGTGGAAGTACATCGCCCCTTTGGTGGCGCGCGAACCCTCCAGAATGCGGTTGAGCGATGCCGCGGCATATCCGCTCTTCCCGAACTCGACGGCCGCGGACTTGATTATCGCCGCGCGTGTCCGGCGCGCCCGCTCTTGCTGCCGTGCCATGCTCGAAACGCCTCCGAACCTTCTCGACGCCGACGGTCGAATACAGACCGTTGGTGCGAATTGTGGTTTTAATTCAAACTTTCGGTATGAAAGACTCGCGGTGCCTCGCACTGCGGCTCCGCCACCAGTGAGAACCGCCTCCTCCTGCGGTAACGACTACCCCTTTGCCGGGAGTTCGCGCACCCATCGCGATCACCTCGGCCTGCGATCCGCCGGTGAATTCCGAAACGCCGCACCCTGCACCGAAGCCACGGAAAACGCGGCACCGGTGATTGTTTCGAAATTCACCAGGCGATCACCGTACCCGCATTCGCGAGTCGACACGCGGCGATTGGAGTACCCATCCGAACATCCGGTCCGGTTATCCAAACCAGCAAACGAAGCGCAATCGACACGGTTACTTCGGGTACCAATTCCACAGGCGCACAGCCCGGTTGACCACCGCGCCGGCACCGCCGACGTTCGCCGAACGGTCGCGAGACCGGCGCCCACCTTGGACCTCTCCATCGCTGCTGCACCCCTGCTTGTCGAAAGATGTTGCGATACAACATTATTCGAAGACCATACGCAACCCGTAGCGCGAACGCCGCTGGGCACCAGGTGTTTACCGGGAATCGTCGCGGACGCCCACCTCGTTACCGGCCGCCACCAGGGGCGATCAGCCGCCCGCGACTCGACCGGGGGCCACTGTTGGGCTGTTCGGCACAGCGTCCGCTAGACTCCGCTGCGCGCCCCTTTAGCTCAGTTGGTAGAGCTGGTGACTTTTAATCACTAGGTCGTAGGTTCGAGTCCTACAGGGGGCACCACGACCACCACCGTGACCACCGTCACGTGGCGACGCGCCAAGCCCAGACGCCGCCGAAACCAGGGGTTTCCGCCCCGGACTCACCTACCCTGAGCGCGACCCGGGCTTCCGGGCGCCCACAACCTCAGGCGGAGTTGAGATGACTTCCTTCGACGATTTGCTCTCCCAAGTACCCATCGCCCAGATCGCCGACCAGCTCGGTGTCGACCAGGCGACGGCCACCACTGCCGTGCAGGCGGCACTGCCGACGCTGCTCGGCGGCCTCCAGGTGAACGCCGCCGAGCCACAGGGCGCGGCCTCGCTGCTCGGCGCGCTGGACGACCACGGCGGCCTCGTCGAGGGCGAAGGCGCGGTGGATCTGGGGCAGGTGGACGTCGGCGACGGCGAGAAGATCGTCGACAACGTCTTCGGTGACGAGAAGAACACCGTCATCAGTGCGCTCGGCGCGGGCGGCGGAGCCGGTGGCAACGACCTGATCGCCAAGTTGCTGCCGATTCTCGCCCCGATCGTGCTCGCCTACCTCGCCAAACAGCTCACCGGCGGCGCGGCGCCCGCACCGCAGCAGACGCAGTCCTCGGGCGGCGGTCTCGGCGACCTGCTCGGCGGTCTGCTCGGCGGCAGCAGCAACAGCGGCGGGCTCGGCGGGGTGATCGGCGAGGCGCTGTCGAAGAACGCCGGCGGCGCGCTGGGCAGCGTGCTCGGTGGCCTGCTCGGCGGCAAGCGCTGAGATGTTCATCTACCTGTAGTTAACGTCGCGAGGCCCGCGGCGATAGTCCCTATGCTGCGGGCCGAACGCCTAGACTCGTCAGCACGACCATCGGATCTACCGACGAGTTGTGGCGTTGCTCAATATCGTCGGAAAACCGCTCTGTTGCGTTTCGCATCACACCTACGGTGCCGTAAGGTATGGCCGCATCGCGACGTTCGACCGCAAGCACGACAGCGAAGGGTTTTTACATGGCAAGGGATCTGACTCAACTCGAACTGCTCACGGAGTTGGAGCCGGTTGCCGAGGAAAACGTCAACCGGCACATGTCGCTGGCCAAAGAATGGCATCCGCACGACTACGTCCCGTGGGACGAGGGCCGCAACTTCGCCGCCATGGGCGGCATCGACTGGGATCCTGAGCAGTCCAAGCTCAGTGAGGTCGCCAAGGCGGCCATGATCACCAATCTGCTCACCGAGGACAATCTGCCGTCCTACCACCGCGAGATCGCCGAGAACTTCTCCCAGGACGGCGCCTGGGGTACCTGGGTCGGTCGCTGGACCGCCGAGGAGAACCGGCACGGCATCGTGATGCGCGATTACCTGGTGGTCACCCGTGGCGTGGACCCGGTCGCCCTCGAAGAGGCCCGGATGATCCACATGACCAACGGCTTCGCCTCCCCCGCCGAGGTCGACGCCGGCTTCCTGCACTCGGTCGCCTACGTGACCTTCCAGGAACTGGCCACCCGCGTGAGTCACCGCAACACCGGCAAGGTGTGCGACGACCCGATCGCCGACCGCATGCTGCAGCGCGTGGCGGCCGACGAGAACCTGCACATGATCTTCTACCGCAACCTCTGCGGCGCGGCGATGGACCTGAGCCCCGACCAGACCATCGAGGCCATCTCGATGATCGTCGAGAACTTCCAGATGCCCGGCGCGGGCATGCCGAACTTCCGTCGCAACGGCGTACTGATGGCCAAGCACGGCATCTACGACCTGCGTCAGCACCTCGAAGAGGTCGTGCAGCCGGTGCTCAAGAAGTGGAACGTCTTCGACCGCACCGACTTCACCGCCCGTGGCGAGGCCACCCGGGAGCGGCTGGCCGGTTTCCTGGAGAAGCTGGGCGAGGACGTGCTGAAGTTCGAGGAGCAGCGCGACCGGATGCTCGCTCGCGAAGCCAAGAAGCGCGAGATGGTCGGAGTTTAATTCTTCAGAGAAAGCGCTGCGTACCTTGTTTCAAGGTACGCAGCGCTTTTTTGTGGATGTCTACTGGAGCACTCGATTATTTGGTCGGGAGGGCGCCGTCGGTGCTGCCGACGTCGGTGATCTTCCAGTCCTGAGCCGCGTCGACGGTGATGTTGTAGGTGACCGTGTTGCGCAGGCCGTCGGGGTTCTGCGCGTTGGTGGTGCTCACGTCGACGAACGCCGCGACCTTGTAGACCTCGCCCTCCTGCGAGAGCACCTTGGCGGTGATCGGGGTCGCGGTGGAGGTCCACTTCAGCGGGATGATGATCTGCTCGAGCTTCGCGCCGGTGGCGTCGAACTTCTTCGACAGCTCAGGTGCGGTTCCGGCCTTGAGCTTGGCGACCCAGGCATTGACGTCCTGGTAGTTCAGCGTGGCCGAACCGACGGAGTAGTCGAGGGCGATCTGTTCGGCCTTCGCGTTGCCTGCGGCCTGGTCCTTCATGTCGGAGATCTCCGAGCGGGCCGAGCCGAGCAGCGCGCCGAGCACCAGCGCGAGGATCGCGAGGACGGCGATCACCGCACCGCCGA
It includes:
- a CDS encoding TetR family transcriptional regulator, with product MARQQERARRTRAAIIKSAAVEFGKSGYAAASLNRILEGSRATKGAMYFHFDSKEDLARAVLETAVERYRICAERWLARADLGPLDVLHGMVDEIALRLEHDTIVQAEYRLVIEPDFHRDTGNGGGRIVGRATRVLAVRAIDHGQLRADADPDRFTRTLSAALAGQRYLVDPISNGSAADLRARFAEVLEVIVEAMATPLWIQNFRVEGWREQARLDDLGLGA
- a CDS encoding NADPH:quinone oxidoreductase family protein, with protein sequence MRAWQVTELGEPRDVLRFNDIDDPVAGPGQVLVRVLAAPANFPDVLLCRGQYQVKPALPFTPGVELCGEVVAVGAGAGFAVGDRIVGTTNLPGGAFAELAVLDADSAFPAPDSLDDAEAAALVIGYQTSWFALHRRTQVRPGETLLVHAAAGGVGSSAVQLGKAAGARVIGVVGGPEKAEYCRSLGADLVIDRRTEDFVPIVKEFTEGRGADVIYDPVGGEAYAKSTKCVAFEGRILVIGFAGGTIPQPALNHALIKNYSIIGLHWGLYKQYNQQAIADCHAELSRLAAAGEVRPLISERLSLGDVPDGLGRLGDGDTVGRLVFGPPL
- a CDS encoding phosphotransferase family protein produces the protein MTGPDPVPDAREVVGVDPVAVGRWFATIGLEHTAPLRFDRIGLGQSNLTYLVRDHADRRWVLRRPPLGHLLASAHDVVREARIMAALETTEVPVPRVLGVVDDPAVSEVPMVLMEFVDGQVVDTMAIVESLTPQCRRAIAESLPRTLAKIHAVDLAAVGLADLAGHKPYAVRQLKRWGGQWEHSKTRELPELDELTRRLTAAVPEQREVTLVHGDFHLRNVITSHDTGEVVAALDWELSTLGDPLADMGSLLAYWPEPGDNTGGDFPASTLPGFPDRAQMSAAYLALTGRDPAALRYWHAFGLWKLAVIAEGVLRRARDTPQNRAAAGTPTVERIDAIVHKALDVTERIDRR
- a CDS encoding acyl-ACP desaturase, which translates into the protein MARDLTQLELLTELEPVAEENVNRHMSLAKEWHPHDYVPWDEGRNFAAMGGIDWDPEQSKLSEVAKAAMITNLLTEDNLPSYHREIAENFSQDGAWGTWVGRWTAEENRHGIVMRDYLVVTRGVDPVALEEARMIHMTNGFASPAEVDAGFLHSVAYVTFQELATRVSHRNTGKVCDDPIADRMLQRVAADENLHMIFYRNLCGAAMDLSPDQTIEAISMIVENFQMPGAGMPNFRRNGVLMAKHGIYDLRQHLEEVVQPVLKKWNVFDRTDFTARGEATRERLAGFLEKLGEDVLKFEEQRDRMLAREAKKREMVGV
- a CDS encoding DUF937 domain-containing protein, translated to MTSFDDLLSQVPIAQIADQLGVDQATATTAVQAALPTLLGGLQVNAAEPQGAASLLGALDDHGGLVEGEGAVDLGQVDVGDGEKIVDNVFGDEKNTVISALGAGGGAGGNDLIAKLLPILAPIVLAYLAKQLTGGAAPAPQQTQSSGGGLGDLLGGLLGGSSNSGGLGGVIGEALSKNAGGALGSVLGGLLGGKR
- a CDS encoding TetR/AcrR family transcriptional regulator — its product is MERRAETEGDSAPPSMARTSLLRELPATPRGLRTRTALIDAGRKVFERLGYLDTRLVDITQEAKCSSGTFYTYFAGKEEIFAAILEHAQEDMMHPGMERVAGDDDPVSIIEASNLAYFEAYKRNAKLMGLLEQVANIDPEFSKLRQERADAFIRRNARSIADLQQRGLADPGLDPMLSSRALSGMVSRLAFNYFVTGDGLLDGTPLPLEELVYTVTRLWANALRMPTRN